In a single window of the Necator americanus strain Aroian chromosome X, whole genome shotgun sequence genome:
- a CDS encoding hypothetical protein (NECATOR_CHRX.G22826.T1), protein MKTGRFLPSGMHMCSYAFSEDELSTHINVDIGSARAPIFHPRKWEEALSNMFLLPLYTKTGHSLGLPRLYHLD, encoded by the exons GCCGTCAGGAATGCACATGTGCTCGTATGCGTTCTCTGAAGATGAGCTCAGCACTCATATTAACGTCGATATTGGAAGTGCAAGAGCACCGATATTCCACC CGCGAAAATGGGAGGAGGCCCTTTCGAACATGTTCCTTCTTCCTTTGTATACAAAAACTGGGCACAGTCTTGGCCTTCCGCGGCTTTATCACCTCGattaa